From Impatiens glandulifera chromosome 7, dImpGla2.1, whole genome shotgun sequence:
AGGAAAGACGACTCTGGTAAAGAAAGTCTACGAGAGTCGAGCAGTAAAGGAGAACTTTGATTGCCGAGCTTGGATAACCGTTTCTCAGTCATTTACTATCCCGGGACTTCTCCGAGCTTCCTTGAAGAGTTTTAAAGGAGAATTAAAAGAAGGGTCCGATGATGAAGAATGGCTGATCAACACACTGAATAATTATCTGCAACAAAAGAGATACATTATTGTGCTGGATGATATTTGGAGCGTTGGGGCGTGGAATTCAGTTAGATACGCATTTCCTTGCTGCTCGTGTGGGAGTAGGATTATATTCACTACACGTAACAGCGACATAGCCTCCTCAACCGAAACTACTAATCGAATTTTCAATCTTAATCCTTTATCTAATGAAGAGTCTTGGATCCTCTTCTGCAAAAAAGCTTTTCGAGGAGAAGAATACAAAAGCGTTTGTCCGGAAGAGATGCACAATATCTCTTGGAGCCTCATGAAAAAGTGCGGAGGGCTGCCTCTAGCCGTTGTAGCCCTTGGGGGTTTGCTGGCTACAAAGGAGAAGCAGGTTCTGGGATGGAAGAAAATTCTGGAAAGCCTATCTCCCAAAACGAGAATCATCACGGGACTTGAGAGTCTAGAGAGTATATTGCTACTAAGTTTCAACGACTTGCCAAATAGTCTAAAATGTTGTATCTTTTATACAAGCATGTTTCCGGAAGATCAAGTCATCAAAAGATCCAGGCTCATTCGCTTATGGGTGTCTGAAGGATTCGCCGAAGACAAACTGGTAGGATATACCCGCGAAGAGGTTGCTGAGGGCTACCTAATTGAACTGGTTAATAGAAATATGGTTCAAAGTGTTTCGAAAAACTTTTTCAACTTCACGATGTAAACGAGACCCGTTCTTCAAAGGAAATCCAGAGAAGATACTTGATCTCGGTGGTTGTAAAATAAAACAGACATCGAAAGGAGGGTTGTTTAATGATTAAAggataaataaaaagtaaaattgatAAAGATAGTGAAGGTGCTATTGTCGGAaatctaagagcttgtttgatattgagttgttttaaatttaattaatttttgaaaaatattatttaataaaaatataatttatttgggtttttaattagttaaattattataatatttttatgttttataaaatacgaataatttaatattttagttaataaattaaataattaaatataatataaagatttttaaataaagaaactCAAAATATTCAACTTGAAACGAAGTCTTAGagattatttacataattattttaaaattatttgactttTGTGTTTTTGGGTAAAAGGGGCttgtttaagataaaatgatttatatttagaAAGTTAAGTCCAATTGttcctaattaaaaataatataagttattaTCTAAACCCAATTTATGTATAAACataaaaagtgttttttttttaattatttttgtgtttaataatttaaaatatcatagaaaaaaattatatatcaattgatgtatttttttcttctgaattttaattttaaaaaattgggtATGATGTAATGAATAATgttaataagaaaaaacaagtttgattttaggttgtctatatttcttttattaaaataaaaaccatGGTGATAAATGATAATACTAATATCTAACtgattttgattaatttattacaaTGGATGGAAATCAAAACCGTTATCATTTCGATCGGCTGAAGTGACCGTCTGATAAATTCAAAATGgatatcataattaataataattaatataattttcatcaTTGAAGTAAGAATTAAACACTTGATTATTAAAGATTAAATGCTTACTCTACATCATTTCTTGATTGATTTTTAAgtcatattatatatctttatcatttaattaattattaaaaatattttaatattttgattttaaattcatagttcaatttaatttgtatagCCTATCAAACAAGTATATTAgtttttaactaaattatttaaatttatcatctcaattttataaaatatcttttatttgatcaaattttgtatttttgttttttaaataatcaaacaacacCCAACTGtaaaagcttgtttgatctgagttattttaaatttaattgatttttcttaaaattatttaataaaatataatttgtttgggATTTTAActggttaaattgttataaatatatttttttattttataaaataaaaagagtttgatattttaattaataaattgagcaactgaataaataaaatataatgaaattcaatatatttaatagatttaaagaataaaaattgatatatatatatcaataaatttaaatttctattatttaaaaagtttagttcaatatatttaatagatctaaagaataaaaattgatatatatatatatatatatatatatatatatattaataaatttaaattcctAATATTTAGAAAGTTTAGTCCAATGGttaatcatttgaaaataataattaataaataataattttttttgtatgtttaagTTGTAATTCATATTAATGAACACATTTGGTATGagtaaaacaattattaaaataaatcaaacacacTCTTGTGTCCGCCACCAATAAGGCAGTGTCCACCACCAACAAGGCAATGAAAgatggaataaaaaaaaagatgaaaactCTTTATCACTTTTACTTTATGGATTCCAAACATATTAAGTCATCTCTcattacaaaaacaaacaaatataataataaataatacattaattaaatctaattatatatatatatatatatttataatatattattctaattttataatatattttaacaatatgttatttattttgtcaaaagtcaaaaacaaaatatataaaaataataattaaatttgtttctcatattatttaaaaatttaaaaatcacgTTTTTAATACTCTTCCCAACTAAAAAGTTTAttacaattcaatacaattttcataacaataaaataaaattaatttttctttttacttttacaatttttaaaaataattataactaaatacTCTAAAGGCTTTGATGAATGAGTTACTGggataaaatctaatttttatttcaaaactcaaCCATCACATCAATAatctaatcaattatttatttcttaaaatactaaaattatctcatactttttttaatataaattattacataaaaatcaagagataaaaaataatttgataaaaaataaataaaaattattttttttcttagttttaattaaacaatattttttttttcaaaaaaacaaaacaaaatctaaaaaatcaCTTCCTCAATGATAGATATGTTatcatctaaaaaattatttttatatcaaataaaattaaaatcagcctctttaatattatgaatcataattaaaaataatatatgttattatctaaaaacaatttatgtataaacataaaaaggtactttattttgtatttaataatttaaaatatcatacaaaaataaattatatctcaATTGACGCATTTTCTTCTTCTGAATTTTTGATTTAGAAAGTTGGTAAGATCTTTACACTAactatcttattttaatttataatgatagTGAATTTTTCCAATTGATGTAATgaataatgttaataaaaaaatgattatgatGGAAAAACATgaacaaacaataatatatattttgattaatataacttcttattaagataaaataattccCTTCATAACggtttgtttaataataaaaagtgataATAGGGACCAACATAATCTCATTTGTGTCtaactatatttaataaataaaaaaataagtttcatttTAGGTAGACATAGTTATACCTttcttatcaaaataaaaaccaaGTTGAAAATGATAATAACATCTAActgatttatttattgaaaatttaatatgtatttgtgTTTGATGCACatctttatttgtttgaatttgtattaatGGCACAAAAGTTGATAGTGAGGTTTGGAATGTCTTAagtgaaaaaaaagtaaatttattattgtttttttagtatgtatattttatgttcaatttattaaatataatagttttgtattaatattagtaataaaaaataaaataaaaataatatactcGGTTAAATGTTAAGTTATACATTGTAGCCAAAAGATTCAAACTTTATTAGTGCAATTTCTTATTTTGTGTGCTAGGAGGAAATGGTGACTCTAGCCGGCCTATCTATCTTACTTAGGGCTGGTTTTCTtcgaatttttataaaaacttaaataaaatcaattttccaatcaatcacttctcaccaatcacatcacttatttcattaaccaaaatactaaaatattctttaatttaaattattattttatatttcatttatatatatcaatactctttaagtctttttactaaaaataatcattacatTCTTAAAATTACCACTCACCATTCAAATTTTATCTctcttgattttaaaaaaaactcataaccGAACAAGGTCTTAGGGTCGACTATGATGGGTTGACCCTAGGTGAGACGACACTATCTCCTCCTACccctaacaaaataaaactattgatattagattaaattaatagCACTTCTAAATTATAtaaccaattaattaaattatttgtattaatttaattacaaaactattatgtttcattataagaaataagttaaataaaagataaatttatttttccaacTGGGCCTCAAAATTGTGGGGGTGAGGCGGCTGACGAAGAAGACCCAATCATATAGACTATGTTTTGCCAAAGAATTACATTGTTCTTAATTTGACATCAagtacattaaatattattaaatattatgttttggtAGAACTTTATATCTAATCAAATGATATTATAGAACAAATCATGTCATGATGTTcatttcattctaatttattatGTCACTCACTTAACTCTGGTTAGTTCTATATTTTATATGGCTTGTGAtgcatatattttaatcattttgaataaGATTGTATTAGTTTAGTTATACATCAATTTTGTCTTTactttttgtattttattgattttattatgcctttattttttaatatactcCTAACATTAAAGACACTTTATTTAATCTCTTGATAGTTAGtaaagactattttttttttatgtctggATTAGTAAAGAAACTTTATATAATATCTTTATAAGTATATTGTTCCTTAATGCTTTTAATttagcaatatatatatatatatatataattaaagttacCTCTAACTCCTAATTAGTAATTAGGGGTGTTAATCGGTTTGGTTTGTGAGTTATTCAAAATTCTCGGTTCaaattctttgaatttttttagccaattccAAAATCAaaccgaatttgaatttaattttcgaTTCGAATcgaataatataaatttgaaccaaattcaatttttttaataaattaaatattttaatttaattatatataaaaaaatataaaataattgatttttagttttgttttcgagttgaaaccaaCTCAATAAtcatatttgaattcgaattggtttaaaattcaattcgaaaaccgaatataaaattcaaattcaatttttcaaatttgatgGATAAAAGTTCGGTCTACTCAGTTTAGTTTAGTAGTCATTTTATCTGCTTTCGCAAAAGTTGTTATAGTTGCTCTCCTTTCAGCGAGTAGGCAACGCTTTTTTATCTTGAAATCGAATCTAATATTtgttctttaaaaataatattttttataaataaaatagtattatttCATTATACAACCGATAAAATACTCACATGTTTTCCAATAATACAACAATCAATGAACGATATATTCTGATATAGAGTTCTAGAccttaggaatatatatatatatatatatatatatatatatatatatatatatatatatatatatatatattatgatgcttaattttttaagtatctggattgccgagtcgagagttgtggttaatttggatatatatgtgagagtaaatggatactttggtcggattgtgggttgatccgttcataaacttaaaatgattaaaaataaaattaaaaatattatatgtatattttgaacttacaacctaataaaacaagtaaaaccatttaaccaactatactaataacattttatattttaaatttaacaccaaattaaCAATATCAGTTCAACTttgtaactaactaatatatatatatatataatataatgatgcttaatttttaaaatgtccggattgctgggtcgagagctatggttaatttgaatatataacaaaaacaagtacaaccctttaaccaagtatGATTTGGatgtgatttttaaaaattttgaaagcagcaaatgctagGAAAATTCTgatggcttcaattctagctacaggagcaaatgattcttcaaaatcaatgcattcttcctgtttgtatctttgtgccactaatctagctttgttcctcgtaaccaaactgtcttcattgagcttatttctgaatacccatcttgttccaataaccggttgatctttcggtctaggaactaggcaccagactttattactctcaaactggtttaactcttcttgcattgccaaaatccaatccggatccaacaatgcttcatccacccttttcggctcaatctgggatatgaaagcggagttttcatattgttccagtatttgttgcctagttcggatgggTTGTGAAGGGCTAtctataataagctcaggaggatgatttttgttccttttgaaatttcgttcaggagtgtctaccaaatgaCCGGtcacttgatcaaggctagacgtaTCGGTAGGTTGAGCAATAATGTCAGatcgaccgatttcctcagttgacactgaggtgtcaacttcctgctGTATGACAGCTTGATCTGCTTTATCCGGATGGGTTTTAACaatacccatttggtcatggacaaaccgtctgatgactggaatttcatcttcactattagAGTGGATATTATGATTTTCCAacctgttgtgtagatcaaatgATGATGTaatattactttcaaccgattcatcgaatacaacatgaagggattcttATACAGTTAAcgttctagtattatatactctatattcTTTACTAACTGCTGAATATCCTAGCATTATCCCAACATCGGACTTTACATCAAAAGCATTTAAATAGGTTTTGCCATTCatatgaatgtaacatttacaaccgaaaattctAAAATACCGAATGTTTggaattatatcaaaatatacttcGTATGGTGTTTTATTACGATGCTTGTTAATcatagaccggttttgtgtataacatgcagtactgATAGCTTCGGCTCAAAATTTTTGAGCGACGCCCGAAttggctatcatggaccttgcgacttccttgagagttcggtttttTCTCTCAGCCAGGTCGTTCTATTGAGGGGTTCTAgcactggacaactcgtgtctaatgccggattcctcaagaaatgcattcaaagtactgtttgtaaattcggttcctctatcacttctaatggtttttatacgtgttgatttctcattttgtaaacgtttaagtagtgtaATTAAGTTAAGGACAGTGTCACCTTTTGAGGTCAAAAATATAACCCATGtatatttagaataatcatcaattacTACTAAAGTGTGATGCATACCGCCTAGACTAGTGACCCTAATCTGTCCAAATAAATCAATGTGAAGAAGTTCAAgacatcggttagactgaatatATCCCTTGCTTTTAAAAGATGACTTAGtctgttttcccatttgacaagctgaacatactttttctttattgaatcttatatcaggaattccttcaactaacctattagtacaaatataatttatggttttaaaatttaggtggtttaatcttttatgccataaccaggtttGGTCACTTCTAGCTACCATACAAACAGgattttcaatttcatttttccagtctactttgtaGATATTTCTTAATCTATTTCCGATTAGTAATGTGTTACCctgagaatttttaactaagcatgcatgtttatgaaattctacCGTATATCCGacgtcacacatttgactaatacttagcaaattgaagtgtaggttttcaacaaggagtacattgttaattgttaaattaccatggacaatcttacccttgcccacagttctacctcttgagttgtcaccgaaaacTATCATTGAGCCAGCTTCTACTTTGATGTCGGTCAGAAGATTGatgtttccagtcatatgtctggaacaaCCGCTGTCCTGATACcactcggagtttcctagccacTTCTTTATTACCTATAAAATgaacatatttacaactatttggtacccacatttacttgggtccgcggttgattagtcccttaggtatccacaCTTTGATGATTCGCATAATTCTCCCAGAGATGGTTTTGATGGTTTTATATGCGCTAGGTTTGGTGTGTTTCTGTCTACTCATTGTTACCTTGTGACGTTGGGGTGAGATCTGGTCGGTGTAGTGTGGGTACCTATTGTTTGGTTGAGTAGGTTTTCTTTTCTCAGGACGAAACAGTTTggttgaatcggttggacctacaAAGGTTAACTCCTTGGCTAGTTTTGAATCATGAGATGATTCAGTAtaggttgaagagctcttgacaaagcttatgaatggaagcttgTCTTTAGTGAGATTCAATCCTTTGGAGGGTTTGCGTTGAGTGGGTGTTTTATCATCATAACTGAGACCAAATTTACACTTATTGGGTCTTTGATAGCTTGTCAATTTACTTACTGCTTCACCGGATCTTTTCCATGCTTCCATCAAGTACTTggttctttcatcttcttcttcggtcaacttttgaactgactccttgagttgTTCATTCTCAGAGGGTAGTTCAGGTGTTGACTCGATTTCTATAATCTCAACGGATTGGATGCTATCGTTAGGTGCTATGGAATTGGTTCTAAAGTTAAGCCGGATTGGTACTAAGGTTGATAAATGtttatactctactaccatgtcatttagtgcagtaATTAAGTCTTCTCTAGTAAACTCATCAcaggaaaaatcaaatacatgttcctcatttgccatgagacaaaAGAtctcatcatcgctgtcactgtgagaccatagacttcctccatcatcggctatcaatgctttctgaatttcctttccttcacttccttcaccggtttgcgggtagttgtttctttggttctgatcatccggtttctggttgtctcttcttggttttctgcattcccacttataATGTCCCAAaccatcacaattataacacctaatgttagatttatcaccgtagttgtagttgtagttgtttgtcggttgacttttcttcatgaatctgctgAATTTCTTTGCAAGCATTTCCATTGCATCCTTAGAGAATTGTTCTGCAGATTTAATCGGTACCGCGGTTTCTGGTATTATGGATGTAACTAGtgccttagtagcggttgaTGAGGATGCTTCATTTTCAATCCTGGacttcatttcaaactcatatgcccttaggtcttcgaatacatcatgtagcttcatcttgtctaggcagtttgattccctcatcaccattgtctttatatcccattcACTAGGAAGGGATCTCAAAtctttgatgattgtttccttgttatcatacttctttccgagagCCGACAGCTCGCTTACCACACTTTCGAAACGATCACTGAACTCCTTCATGGTTTCACCTGACCTcattttgatgttttcaaatttctgagtagccaccattatcttgttctccttggttcttttaTTTCCTTCATGAAGTCGAATCACCGATTCCCATGCCTCCTTTGCAGTTTTGCAATCTTTGACCTTACTGAAGGTGTTTCTGTCTAGAGCCTTGAAGATGTGATTTCTGCAGTGGTTATCCTGATTGTTTCTCCTTTTATCTTCGGCtatccattcctttctgtccttctcaatcttgatcggtccttcagacagaataaatgtcatctcatcatccatagtgatcaTGTGCAAGTGCATGCATATTTTCTAGTTGACAAAACCGtctccttctagcattggaggtttctcaccgaaagtcatgcttgcttgcttcgTGTtgtttgagtattgaaactgactgctctgataccaattgttaggatctagatcgcggatgACGAACCAGGGTCTGACCGGTTAACCCTCTCTGACAACACTCAGCAGTTGGcgttaatccggttaagaattaacaccgatttcaatactgcacaaactatcacaaacccttgaaccgagttcaagtgcggaagtggtttgtttcaggttgaagcaacacacacacaggatgaatggAGATGCGGTTTGGAGAATGTCGGTTGATAACTAATGATGCGGTTGAAGTAGTATGGGTCGGTTAGAGTATGGTAAGTCGGTTAGAATATGAAGCCGGAAAAGGTAAAGCACgagacatgtttttatggatgttcggagataaaactcctacgtcaccccttcttctcaaaccacgagaatgatattcactaaggaatacacaaacacaatacacgatcgagtcttattgactgctcgataatcactcttacaattctcaaaGAAATTGTAACACAGTTCACAAACACACTCAAGCTTTGAATCTTAGAAAGATAAACACTTTGTAACTTGCTCTTTCTTAACGCTTGTTCACTTGTTGTATCATGTTGTGTTTAGCTTCTCCAGCTTCCCCTTTTTATAGGTGGAAATATGCCAACGATCatatttcttcaacggatagcTTCAGAGGGTCAGCATATCATTAAATATGGTTTAGGCTTCCGAGGCATGAAGCTGACCGGTTCTGAttttgtctttgcttgattatggcaactgtctgttggacagttgcctaCACTTGGGAGATTGctcctttgacttgtaccaaagtggtaactgtttcttcaggcaattttctgcagcctgcagcatatcatcagacttgtatcaaaatgACAATGTCatagtctgatcctttgatgtcatcttctgcatatacccaaaatgtttgtttgcaccaatttTTAGACTGTTctttatttgatatccttaacttctttctctaagtagtcttctcgttggatttgttctttggatttggattgagtTCTTCATTCCAACTTATCAGGTTAGTCGGTTGTTCAATTCAACCGAGCAGCTTCCGATTTTGGATTTGTCTTCTTTTGCCAGTTTGAGATTTTACCggttgaggttgttctgttcaaccaGATAGTTTC
This genomic window contains:
- the LOC124909674 gene encoding disease resistance protein RPM1-like translates to MVSLYKYAISYGWASLYHPSGASKCHTILYITTLSLVWVERRDIYSGCSSSQRWAHSECVVRRILGPVVDRSVYLHPIRMDQEADPKIVANETKLQKIKQIFMEMIDKLTSYMNAGKSIGLILNTLDSYFEFLLLLTPPSHHFLRAQIFHLQNLRTRHLLSEKIKLISLKTKGIKERRETFSLPSTSHEHEYLGGHAWRLDALFVQDTGVVGIDDSKSQLSTLLNVEDKNLFIVTVVGMGGVGKTTLVKKVYESRAVKENFDCRAWITVSQSFTIPGLLRASLKSFKGELKEGSDDEEWLINTLNNYLQQKRYIIVLDDIWSVGAWNSVRYAFPCCSCGSRIIFTTRNSDIASSTETTNRIFNLNPLSNEESWILFCKKAFRGEEYKSVCPEEMHNISWSLMKKCGGLPLAVVALGGLLATKEKQVLGWKKILESLSPKTRIITGLESLESILLLSFNDLPNSLKCCIFYTSMFPEDQVIKRSRLIRLWVSEGFAEDKLVGYTREEVAEGYLIELVNRNMVQSVSKNFFNFTM